In the Flavisolibacter tropicus genome, one interval contains:
- a CDS encoding MBG domain-containing protein codes for MQSKGYSFVLSLATMLAILFSFNVQAQLSNVGPVTVTTDKPDYAPRSTAVFTGTGFLPGETVSLRVKNLFRACNTVTADSSYLPWTVVADANGGFVTNWTVCDCRGDSLRLRAVGQASHDTAYVYFADGTFTSSISGNWNSPATWGFPGNPTPQAGINYPGSTDVVNVAPNQNVTVNINNAACASIQLGGNTNSSIAQLTFNSGSQLLVSGKVTVGLSNGQNRKGSIIMTNGGTLICQEIAVNLLDTWTPGSGTVELTTTNSIPSGFASFNDLKISGGLTTLSSNTNVKGILTVKAGAALVLSTFNLGSSTAGTAPSSLILEDGAATGSLITGTGTLTLGGNIIINDAAGAGTNGATISAPVSLGANRNIDVADDGSNAVDLTISSIISGGGFGITKMGAGTMVLSGANTYTGPTTITGGTLQLGAANKIADVSTLILNGGIFKTGATTGFSETLGTLRLLENSTISLGTGSHTLTFSSSNGETWTNGKTLTINGWTGSGGSSGTAGKIFIAVGGLTSTQLNNISFLGFTGTPIILSTGELVPPVPCSAPIIKTTPTSGQPASSPITYGQTATFTVDATGVESYQWQEGIGSPIVWSNISDAGVYSGATTATLTLTKPGVAMSGRKFRVILSACSPVQTTVSDGNATLTVAAKSLTAASTVASKEYNGSPAAGEVTIGDVTGYVGSETLNIGATVSDYTNANAGTGKATTITYTLADGTNGGLAVNYSMAPKTNTAGAINTRRVVISADAKTKTYGEADPALTYQISEGSLVSGDAFTGALTRDAGNNVGSYAIKQGGVALSSNYELGYNGANLQINTRRVVISADAKTKTYGEADPALTYQISEGSLVSGDAFTGALTRDAGNNVGSYAIKQGGVALSSNYELGYNGANLQINTRRVVISADAKTKTYGEADPALTYQISEGSLVSGDAFTGALTRDAGNNVGSYAIKQGGVALSSNYELGYNGANLQINTRRVVISADAKTKTYGEADPALTYQISEGSLVSGDAFTGALTRDAGNNVGSYAIKQGGVALSSNYELGYNGANLQINTRRVVISADAKTKTYGEADPALTYQISEGSLVSGDAFTGALTRDAGNNVGSYAIKQGGVALSSNYELGYNGANLQINTRRVVISADAKTKTYGEADPALTYQISEGSLVSGDAFTGALTRDAGNNVGSYAIKQGGVALSSNYELGYNGANLQINTRRVVISADAKTKTYGEADPALTYQISEGSLVSGDAFTGALTRDAGNNVGSYAIKQGGVALSSNYELGYNGANLQINTRRVVISADAKTKTYGEADPALTYQISEGSLVSGDAFTGALTRDAGNNVGSYAIKQGGVALSSNYELGYNGANLQINTRRVVISADAKTKTYGEADPALTYQISEGSLVSGDAFTGALTRDAGNNVGSYAIKQGGVALSSNYELGYNGANLQINTRRVVISADAKTKTYGEADPALTYQISEGSLVSGDAFTGALTRDAGNNVGSYAIKQGGVALSSNYELGYNGANLQINTRRVVISADAKTKTYGEADPALTYQISEGSLVSGDAFTGALTRDAGNNVGSYAIKQGGVALSSNYELGYNGANLQINTRRVVISADAKTKTYGEADPALTYQISEGSLVSGDAFTGALTRDAGNNVGSYAIKQGGVALSSNYELGYNGANLQINTRRVVISADAKTKTYGEADPALTYQISEGSLVSGDAFTGALTRDAGNNVGSYAIKQGGVALSSNYELGYNGANLSIGQRQVTIAADPQTKYCGQVDPLLTYKITEGSLVFDDKISGQLSRASGESVSNTYTIVQNTLSLGTNYKLTYIENSLSIKSVNIDASACGNPVPSGSQATLTAVVTDPYSGQPIPGIKVTYNLDYGKYMGYAITDGSGKASYNISGLGVNVYHVEAYTGLGCVTSTAYLPVYDPSNGFITGGGWIASPKGAYVADPLATGKANFGFVAKYKKGSTALEGETEFQFQAGNLNFKSTLYETATLVISGAKASYRGVGTINGTGSYKFTLVATDGEINGGGGTDKIRMKITRSDGSVVYDNQLGSADNAELTTVLGGGSIVIHEVKSNKSVALARSQEMDITSTVEFGLQAFPNPTTAQFNLKLESNNTTDPITLRVSDLSGRIVRTIPSLTAGQTLQLGSEYRPGVYIIEMIQGNSRKQVKLIKQPN; via the coding sequence ATGCAATCAAAAGGCTACTCCTTTGTACTATCGCTAGCAACGATGCTTGCTATTCTTTTTTCCTTTAATGTACAGGCGCAGTTATCCAATGTAGGACCGGTAACTGTAACAACAGACAAGCCGGATTATGCGCCGAGGTCTACTGCGGTATTTACAGGTACGGGTTTTCTGCCAGGTGAAACAGTTTCACTTCGAGTAAAAAATTTGTTTCGAGCGTGTAATACAGTAACAGCAGATTCTTCTTATTTGCCTTGGACAGTAGTTGCCGATGCAAATGGAGGATTTGTGACGAATTGGACAGTGTGTGACTGTCGTGGAGATTCTTTGCGTTTGAGAGCAGTAGGTCAGGCATCGCATGATACCGCTTATGTGTATTTTGCAGATGGGACCTTTACATCATCAATAAGCGGGAATTGGAATAGTCCAGCAACTTGGGGGTTTCCAGGAAATCCCACTCCTCAAGCTGGGATAAATTATCCTGGATCGACTGATGTAGTGAACGTAGCTCCTAATCAGAATGTAACGGTAAATATTAATAATGCTGCATGTGCATCGATACAGCTTGGCGGAAATACCAATTCCTCAATAGCTCAATTGACTTTTAATTCTGGTAGTCAATTATTGGTAAGTGGGAAAGTGACAGTAGGATTGTCAAATGGACAAAATAGAAAAGGTTCAATTATAATGACAAATGGCGGTACATTGATTTGTCAAGAAATCGCTGTCAATTTGTTAGATACGTGGACACCTGGTTCTGGAACTGTCGAATTAACTACTACAAATTCGATTCCAAGTGGTTTTGCTTCTTTCAATGATTTAAAGATTAGTGGGGGTTTAACAACCTTAAGTTCAAATACAAATGTAAAAGGTATCCTAACTGTTAAAGCTGGAGCAGCGCTTGTATTATCTACCTTCAATCTTGGAAGTTCGACTGCAGGAACTGCACCTTCGAGTTTGATTTTGGAAGACGGAGCTGCAACTGGTTCATTAATTACAGGAACTGGTACTCTCACGCTGGGAGGAAACATAATAATAAATGATGCAGCCGGCGCAGGAACAAATGGAGCGACGATTAGTGCTCCGGTATCCTTGGGCGCAAATAGAAATATCGATGTTGCAGACGATGGTAGCAATGCAGTTGACTTAACAATTAGTAGTATAATAAGTGGGGGCGGCTTTGGTATAACAAAGATGGGCGCAGGTACAATGGTGCTTTCGGGTGCAAATACCTATACGGGTCCAACTACTATTACTGGTGGTACTTTACAATTAGGTGCTGCTAATAAGATAGCTGATGTCAGTACTCTGATTTTGAATGGAGGTATTTTCAAAACCGGAGCGACAACGGGTTTTTCAGAGACACTTGGGACACTTCGCTTGTTAGAAAATTCAACGATCTCATTAGGGACTGGCAGTCACACTTTGACATTTTCAAGTAGTAATGGAGAAACCTGGACAAATGGAAAAACTCTAACAATAAACGGATGGACTGGTTCCGGGGGATCTTCAGGTACAGCAGGAAAAATATTTATTGCTGTAGGTGGTTTAACATCAACTCAACTAAATAATATTAGCTTTTTAGGGTTTACAGGCACTCCTATAATACTATCGACAGGTGAATTGGTGCCGCCGGTTCCCTGTTCAGCACCAATAATCAAAACAACTCCTACTAGTGGGCAACCCGCTTCTTCACCTATAACTTACGGGCAAACTGCAACGTTTACTGTAGATGCTACTGGCGTAGAATCATATCAGTGGCAAGAGGGGATAGGTTCTCCTATTGTTTGGTCGAATATTTCCGATGCTGGAGTCTATTCCGGTGCAACTACTGCAACATTGACTTTAACGAAACCTGGAGTGGCAATGAGCGGTAGAAAATTCAGAGTAATATTATCTGCCTGTTCACCTGTTCAAACGACCGTAAGTGACGGTAATGCAACTCTAACAGTCGCAGCGAAGTCCTTGACAGCTGCATCAACTGTTGCTTCCAAAGAATACAATGGTTCTCCGGCTGCTGGCGAGGTAACAATAGGTGATGTAACTGGATATGTCGGATCCGAGACTTTAAATATTGGCGCAACTGTAAGTGATTACACGAACGCTAATGCCGGAACAGGGAAAGCCACAACTATTACATATACATTAGCTGATGGCACAAATGGAGGCTTGGCTGTAAACTACAGCATGGCTCCAAAAACCAACACTGCTGGAGCTATCAATACGCGTCGTGTGGTGATCAGCGCCGATGCCAAGACGAAGACTTACGGTGAGGCCGATCCTGCACTGACCTATCAGATAAGTGAGGGTAGCCTGGTGAGCGGTGATGCCTTCACTGGTGCGCTGACCCGCGATGCCGGAAACAATGTGGGCAGCTATGCCATCAAGCAAGGCGGTGTGGCGTTGAGCAGCAACTATGAACTGGGGTACAACGGCGCCAACCTGCAGATCAATACGCGTCGTGTGGTGATCAGCGCCGATGCCAAGACGAAGACTTACGGTGAGGCCGATCCTGCACTGACCTATCAGATAAGTGAGGGTAGCCTGGTGAGCGGTGATGCCTTCACTGGTGCGCTGACCCGCGATGCCGGAAACAATGTGGGCAGCTATGCCATCAAGCAAGGCGGTGTGGCGTTGAGCAGCAACTATGAACTGGGGTACAACGGCGCCAACCTGCAGATCAATACGCGTCGTGTGGTGATCAGCGCCGATGCCAAGACGAAGACTTACGGTGAGGCCGATCCTGCACTGACCTATCAGATAAGTGAGGGTAGCCTGGTGAGCGGTGATGCCTTCACTGGTGCGCTGACCCGCGATGCCGGAAACAATGTGGGCAGCTATGCCATCAAGCAAGGCGGTGTGGCGTTGAGCAGCAACTATGAACTGGGGTACAACGGCGCCAACCTGCAGATCAATACGCGTCGTGTGGTGATCAGCGCCGATGCCAAGACGAAGACTTACGGTGAGGCCGATCCTGCACTGACCTATCAGATAAGTGAGGGTAGCCTGGTGAGCGGTGATGCCTTCACTGGTGCGCTGACCCGCGATGCCGGAAACAATGTGGGCAGCTATGCCATCAAGCAAGGCGGTGTGGCGTTGAGCAGCAACTATGAACTGGGGTACAACGGCGCCAACCTGCAGATCAATACGCGTCGTGTGGTGATCAGCGCCGATGCCAAGACGAAGACTTACGGTGAGGCCGATCCTGCACTGACCTATCAGATAAGTGAGGGTAGCCTGGTGAGCGGTGATGCCTTCACTGGTGCGCTGACCCGCGATGCCGGAAACAATGTGGGCAGCTATGCCATCAAGCAAGGCGGTGTGGCGTTGAGCAGCAACTATGAACTGGGGTACAACGGCGCCAACCTGCAGATCAATACGCGTCGTGTGGTGATCAGCGCCGATGCCAAGACGAAGACTTACGGTGAGGCCGATCCTGCACTGACCTATCAGATAAGTGAGGGTAGCCTGGTGAGCGGTGATGCCTTCACTGGTGCGCTGACCCGCGATGCCGGAAACAATGTGGGCAGCTATGCCATCAAGCAAGGCGGTGTGGCGTTGAGCAGCAACTATGAACTGGGGTACAACGGCGCCAACCTGCAGATCAATACGCGTCGTGTGGTGATCAGCGCCGATGCCAAGACGAAGACTTACGGTGAGGCCGATCCTGCACTGACCTATCAGATAAGTGAGGGTAGCCTGGTGAGCGGTGATGCCTTCACTGGTGCGCTGACCCGCGATGCCGGAAACAATGTGGGCAGCTATGCCATCAAGCAAGGCGGTGTGGCGTTGAGCAGCAACTATGAACTGGGGTACAACGGCGCCAACCTGCAGATCAATACGCGTCGTGTGGTGATCAGCGCCGATGCCAAGACGAAGACTTACGGTGAGGCCGATCCTGCACTGACCTATCAGATAAGTGAGGGTAGCCTGGTGAGCGGTGATGCCTTCACTGGTGCGCTGACCCGCGATGCCGGAAACAATGTGGGCAGCTATGCCATCAAGCAAGGCGGTGTGGCGTTGAGCAGCAACTATGAACTGGGGTACAACGGCGCCAACCTGCAGATCAATACGCGTCGTGTGGTGATCAGCGCCGATGCCAAGACGAAGACTTACGGTGAGGCCGATCCTGCACTGACCTATCAGATAAGTGAGGGTAGCCTGGTGAGCGGTGATGCCTTCACTGGTGCGCTGACCCGCGATGCCGGAAACAATGTGGGCAGCTATGCCATCAAGCAAGGCGGTGTGGCGTTGAGCAGCAACTATGAACTGGGGTACAACGGCGCCAACCTGCAGATCAATACGCGTCGTGTGGTGATCAGCGCCGATGCCAAGACGAAGACTTACGGTGAGGCCGATCCTGCACTGACCTATCAGATAAGTGAGGGTAGCCTGGTGAGCGGTGATGCCTTCACTGGTGCGCTGACCCGCGATGCCGGAAACAATGTGGGCAGCTATGCCATCAAGCAAGGCGGTGTGGCGTTGAGCAGCAACTATGAACTGGGGTACAACGGCGCCAACCTGCAGATCAATACGCGTCGTGTGGTGATCAGCGCCGATGCCAAGACGAAGACTTACGGTGAGGCCGATCCTGCACTGACCTATCAGATAAGTGAGGGTAGCCTGGTGAGCGGTGATGCCTTCACTGGTGCGCTGACCCGCGATGCCGGAAACAATGTGGGCAGCTATGCCATCAAGCAAGGCGGTGTGGCGTTGAGCAGCAACTATGAACTGGGGTACAACGGCGCCAACCTGCAGATCAATACGCGTCGTGTGGTGATCAGCGCCGATGCCAAGACGAAGACTTACGGTGAGGCCGATCCTGCACTGACCTATCAGATAAGTGAGGGTAGCCTGGTGAGCGGTGATGCCTTCACTGGTGCGCTGACCCGCGATGCCGGAAACAATGTGGGCAGCTATGCCATCAAGCAAGGCGGTGTGGCGTTGAGCAGCAACTATGAACTGGGGTACAACGGCGCCAACCTGCAGATCAATACGCGTCGTGTGGTGATCAGCGCCGATGCCAAGACGAAGACTTACGGTGAGGCCGATCCTGCACTGACCTATCAGATAAGTGAGGGTAGCCTGGTGAGCGGTGATGCCTTCACTGGTGCGCTGACCCGCGATGCCGGAAACAATGTGGGCAGCTATGCCATCAAGCAAGGCGGTGTGGCGTTGAGCAGCAACTATGAACTGGGGTACAACGGCGCCAACCTCTCTATCGGCCAACGCCAAGTGACCATTGCTGCCGATCCGCAAACGAAATATTGTGGTCAAGTTGATCCATTATTAACCTATAAGATTACTGAGGGATCTCTTGTTTTTGATGATAAAATCTCAGGGCAATTGTCTAGAGCAAGTGGCGAAAGCGTTTCTAATACATACACCATTGTACAAAATACATTATCGCTGGGTACTAACTATAAGTTGACTTATATTGAAAATAGTCTTTCAATTAAGAGTGTAAATATTGATGCATCTGCTTGTGGTAATCCGGTACCATCTGGCTCACAAGCAACATTGACTGCAGTAGTTACAGACCCTTATTCAGGACAACCAATTCCAGGCATAAAGGTTACCTATAATTTGGATTATGGTAAGTATATGGGTTATGCAATTACAGACGGCTCAGGTAAAGCCTCATACAATATATCTGGTTTAGGTGTCAATGTATATCACGTAGAAGCCTATACTGGTTTAGGATGTGTGACATCTACAGCCTATCTGCCTGTATATGATCCAAGCAACGGCTTTATTACAGGTGGCGGATGGATTGCTTCACCGAAAGGAGCTTATGTAGCAGATCCATTAGCAACGGGTAAAGCGAATTTTGGTTTTGTGGCAAAATATAAGAAAGGCTCTACTGCCTTAGAAGGTGAAACCGAGTTTCAGTTCCAGGCAGGTAATCTAAACTTTAAGAGCACTTTGTATGAAACAGCAACACTTGTCATTAGTGGTGCCAAGGCAAGCTATCGTGGTGTAGGAACAATTAACGGTACAGGCTCCTATAAGTTTACATTAGTGGCTACAGATGGTGAAATTAATGGCGGTGGTGGAACAGATAAGATACGTATGAAGATTACAAGATCCGATGGTAGTGTGGTATATGATAACCAATTGGGAAGTGCAGATAATGCTGAACTTACAACCGTTTTAGGAGGAGGCTCCATCGTAATCCACGAAGTGAAGTCAAATAAGTCAGTAGCGCTTGCCAGATCACAGGAAATGGATATAACATCAACTGTTGAGTTTGGTCTTCAAGCCTTCCCTAATCCAACCACTGCTCAGTTCAATCTTAAGCTGGAAAGCAATAACACTACAGATCCAATCACGCTACGTGTATCTGATCTGTCCGGTAGGATTGTACGTACTATTCCAAGCTTAACAGCGGGTCAAACTCTACAGCTGGGTAGTGAATATAGGCCAGGTGTTTATATAATAGAAATGATACAGGGTAATAGCCGTAAACAGGTAAAACTGATTAAGCAACCTAATTGA
- a CDS encoding YaiO family outer membrane beta-barrel protein, whose product MKNFFLGTLLILSVSSQAQWVDSSKNAITISYDYNHFQRQFATDWHIGSVEYKRKLNQGAVLGRLNYGNRLQQSGWQGELEAYPIISKKMYAYTGIGFSDNMPVFPKWRTGASLYLALPKAWEVEGGFRYLYFTESVWLGTAGISKYVGNWLFNAHTYFGFQNLSNNQSLFASARRYFNNGIDYAWLQAGSGISPDESRSIQLGNLYSLSSKSVGIGTNLSVAKRTQLKLSAGWFRNEYRKGLHDNQLNTTIGISQQF is encoded by the coding sequence ATGAAGAACTTTTTTCTAGGTACCCTATTAATTCTATCCGTAAGTAGCCAAGCCCAATGGGTGGACTCTAGCAAAAACGCCATTACCATTTCCTATGATTATAATCACTTCCAGCGTCAGTTTGCTACTGACTGGCATATAGGTAGTGTAGAATATAAACGAAAGCTAAACCAGGGAGCTGTTCTGGGCCGATTAAATTATGGTAACCGGTTACAACAAAGCGGCTGGCAAGGTGAATTAGAAGCCTACCCAATTATTTCTAAGAAGATGTATGCCTACACCGGTATTGGGTTTTCAGATAACATGCCCGTCTTTCCTAAATGGCGCACAGGGGCCTCGCTCTATTTAGCTTTACCTAAAGCCTGGGAAGTGGAAGGCGGTTTCCGCTACTTATATTTTACAGAGTCGGTTTGGTTGGGTACCGCAGGCATTAGTAAATATGTGGGCAATTGGCTATTCAATGCACACACCTATTTTGGGTTTCAAAACCTTTCCAATAACCAATCGCTTTTTGCTTCCGCCCGCCGCTATTTCAATAATGGAATTGATTATGCCTGGCTGCAGGCAGGAAGTGGTATTTCGCCTGATGAAAGCAGAAGTATTCAACTCGGTAATCTTTACAGTTTATCTTCCAAAAGCGTGGGCATCGGTACAAACCTTTCCGTGGCTAAACGAACGCAGTTGAAATTATCTGCAGGGTGGTTTAGAAATGAATATAGAAAGGGCTTACACGACAACCAACTGAATACGACCATTGGAATTAGCCAACAGTTTTAG
- a CDS encoding glycosyltransferase family 2 protein, which yields MIWTEIVFDFFTYCFFLYAAVLIGFYFFIAFYAIGEARQYMRKASFTDFNILAASEHAPSLSIIAPAYNEAATIIENVRSLLSIHYNNYEVIIVNDGSKDNSLQKLIDVYDLKEVNLERESPIATKPVKAVYKSSNPVFHKLVVVDKVNGGKADALNVGTNLASNRYIVCIDVDCILEQDAMLKLVKPFLENNKERVIATGGVVRIANSCEIQDGKITQVHLPKQFLPRMQTLEYIRAFLLGRMAWSRLNGLLLISGAFGAFDREIVIKAGGYDHSTVGEDMELVVRMRRYMEENNLPYKVAYIPDPLCWTEAPATFKILGRQRNRWTRGTIETLKIHKVMFFNKRYGVLGLLSYPYWFFFEQLAPVVEFIGFVAFLVFVCLGMIDWPFFLALFACVYCFAILYSVFAILMEVLTFNQYKKKREILRLVLTAIIEPFVFHPFVVWAAIKGNIDLLRKKNSWGEMSRQGFGPKPATGA from the coding sequence ATGATTTGGACTGAGATAGTATTCGACTTTTTCACCTATTGCTTCTTTTTGTATGCAGCCGTTTTAATTGGATTCTATTTTTTTATAGCCTTTTATGCTATTGGTGAGGCCAGGCAATATATGCGTAAGGCTAGCTTTACCGATTTTAACATACTGGCTGCCTCTGAGCATGCTCCTTCACTTAGTATCATTGCCCCTGCCTATAACGAAGCGGCTACTATTATTGAAAATGTACGTTCCCTTCTTAGTATCCATTACAATAATTATGAGGTGATCATTGTCAATGATGGCAGTAAGGATAACTCCTTGCAAAAGCTGATTGATGTTTATGATCTGAAAGAGGTGAATTTGGAACGGGAGTCCCCAATTGCCACTAAGCCAGTTAAAGCTGTATACAAAAGCAGTAACCCGGTTTTCCATAAACTGGTAGTGGTAGATAAGGTGAATGGCGGAAAGGCTGATGCCTTGAATGTTGGAACCAACCTAGCTTCCAATCGATATATTGTTTGTATAGATGTGGACTGTATTTTGGAACAGGATGCTATGCTAAAACTGGTCAAGCCCTTTTTGGAGAATAACAAGGAGCGGGTGATTGCTACAGGTGGCGTAGTACGTATTGCTAACTCTTGCGAAATTCAGGATGGTAAGATCACTCAAGTACACTTGCCTAAGCAATTCTTGCCACGCATGCAAACCTTGGAATACATCCGAGCCTTTCTATTAGGTCGAATGGCGTGGAGCAGGCTAAATGGATTATTGTTGATCTCTGGAGCGTTTGGTGCTTTTGATAGAGAGATTGTGATCAAGGCTGGCGGTTATGATCATAGCACGGTGGGGGAGGATATGGAATTGGTGGTGCGTATGCGCCGTTATATGGAGGAAAATAACCTGCCTTATAAAGTAGCCTACATACCCGACCCATTATGCTGGACAGAAGCACCTGCTACATTTAAAATATTGGGGCGTCAACGTAACCGCTGGACAAGAGGTACTATTGAAACCTTAAAGATCCATAAGGTGATGTTCTTTAATAAACGTTATGGGGTGTTGGGGCTATTAAGCTATCCTTACTGGTTCTTTTTTGAACAATTAGCACCAGTAGTGGAGTTTATCGGCTTTGTGGCGTTTCTTGTATTTGTATGTCTGGGAATGATCGATTGGCCTTTCTTCTTAGCGCTCTTTGCTTGCGTTTATTGTTTTGCCATACTCTACTCAGTATTTGCCATTTTAATGGAAGTGCTAACATTTAATCAATACAAAAAGAAAAGAGAGATCTTGCGTTTAGTACTTACGGCGATTATAGAGCCCTTTGTCTTTCATCCCTTTGTAGTATGGGCAGCTATTAAAGGCAACATTGATCTATTACGGAAGAAGAATAGCTGGGGCGAGATGAGCCGGCAGGGGTTTGGTCCTAAGCCAGCTACCGGAGCCTAA
- a CDS encoding HEAT repeat domain-containing protein, producing MEMQEDIRAITYLLVGTAIGFSLLAFILLAIIFWYLFFFKRVSRKNQQLAQQFYTLVSEISLCESEEERQEVVRQAYVQDIRNSSLQKKRMRAFMVKAMLQFHRNIQGTAADNIKWLYEYLDLKRDTMLQLASRNWHTKAAAIQVLAEMGQGNYITKIYRYTNHKNYYIRSEAQVAVVKLTGFSGLRFMNVIDQPITQWQQLCLLQQLASHSNIQENKLQAWLTSENETVVELTLKLVKAYCIYSIHDAVVNCLTHSNPTIRAEAILVLKEIPQATTVPLLKSNYHKSDKVEKMAILQVLNAIGTEEDVPFLESLLVTKDMLLRNEVLKALQALVPGWQSHDVTFHHKQKNSVVA from the coding sequence ATGGAAATGCAAGAGGACATACGGGCTATTACTTACTTGTTGGTAGGTACGGCAATTGGTTTTAGTCTGCTTGCATTCATTTTATTAGCCATCATCTTCTGGTATCTGTTTTTCTTCAAAAGAGTAAGTCGTAAAAATCAGCAACTGGCTCAACAGTTTTATACGCTTGTAAGTGAAATAAGTTTGTGTGAGTCGGAAGAAGAGCGGCAAGAGGTAGTACGGCAGGCCTACGTGCAGGACATTCGCAATAGCAGTCTTCAAAAAAAGAGAATGCGGGCCTTTATGGTAAAGGCCATGTTGCAATTTCATAGAAACATACAGGGAACAGCCGCTGATAATATTAAGTGGTTATATGAGTATCTAGATTTGAAGCGAGATACAATGTTACAACTGGCCTCCCGGAATTGGCATACAAAAGCCGCTGCTATACAAGTATTAGCAGAAATGGGGCAGGGCAATTATATAACTAAAATATATAGGTATACAAACCATAAGAACTATTATATACGTTCAGAAGCCCAAGTGGCTGTAGTAAAGCTGACAGGCTTTAGTGGTTTGCGGTTTATGAATGTTATCGACCAGCCTATTACCCAATGGCAACAACTTTGTTTGCTGCAGCAGCTAGCCTCCCACTCCAATATACAGGAGAATAAGCTGCAGGCATGGTTAACCTCTGAAAATGAAACCGTAGTGGAGTTGACCTTAAAGTTAGTAAAAGCTTATTGTATATATAGTATACATGATGCTGTTGTAAATTGTTTAACCCACAGCAATCCTACTATAAGAGCTGAAGCCATTCTTGTTCTGAAAGAAATTCCACAAGCTACAACAGTACCATTGTTGAAGTCTAATTATCATAAAAGTGATAAAGTGGAAAAGATGGCTATTTTACAAGTGCTGAATGCTATTGGCACTGAAGAGGATGTTCCATTTTTGGAAAGCCTGCTTGTTACAAAAGATATGTTGCTGCGAAATGAAGTATTAAAAGCCCTTCAAGCGTTAGTACCAGGTTGGCAATCACATGATGTGACATTCCATCATAAGCAAAAAAATAGTGTAGTAGCATGA
- a CDS encoding response regulator transcription factor, whose translation MRILVAEDEPIMLKTIELRLKKDGHTVIATDNGRDALEKIEQGEVDLVITDIMMPYSSGLEIVGRVKGQEKQIPIIVLSSMGQENVVLEAFNLGADDYITKPFSPNELSMRVKRFSK comes from the coding sequence ATGAGAATTTTAGTGGCGGAAGACGAGCCTATAATGCTCAAGACGATTGAATTGCGTTTAAAAAAAGACGGACATACCGTAATCGCTACAGATAACGGACGCGATGCCCTCGAGAAAATAGAGCAAGGGGAAGTGGACCTAGTAATTACAGATATTATGATGCCTTATTCATCTGGACTTGAAATTGTAGGGAGGGTAAAAGGGCAGGAGAAACAAATTCCAATTATCGTACTCTCTTCTATGGGGCAGGAGAACGTAGTCCTAGAAGCTTTTAACCTTGGCGCTGATGATTATATTACTAAACCGTTCAGCCCAAACGAACTTTCTATGAGGGTTAAACGTTTTTCTAAATAA